The genomic stretch TGATGCTCCATATTTGTATAATAAATCTGAAGAATCAGTTGGGTTTACAGAGATCGCTGTAACGGTATCTCCTGCCTTATCTGCAATTGCTTTAGCATAAGAAACTGCTTCAAAAGCTGCTTTTTTGTAAACTCCGTTTATATTTTCTGCGTATACGAATACTGCCATTGTTTTAAATTTAAAAATTAAAAGATTGAAAATTTAAAGATTAGATCACTTTAGCTTCTTCGTGAAGTAATCTTACTAATTCGTCCAGATTGTCCGGAGAAACCATTTTCACAGCAGCTCTTGGTGGAACGCTGTCATAAGAAACTCCCTGAACTTTAACTTCTGAAGAAGTAGGCTCTACTACCTGTAAAGGCTTTGTTCTTGCAGACATAATTCCTCTCATGTTTGGAATGATAAGGTCTTTTTCGTCTACCAATCCTTTCTGACCTGCAATAATTGCCGGTAATTTAACAGAAATAGTTTCTTTTCCACCTTCAATTTCTCTGATTGCAGTAGCTTCACTTCCGTTTACCTCTAATCCTACAGATGCGTTTACGAAAGGTTGGTTTAATAACTGAGCCACCATTCCCGGTACAGAACCGCCGTTATAATCGATAGACTCTTTACCACAAAGGATTAAATCATATCCTCCGTTTTGAGCTACAGCAGCGATTTCTTTTGCTGTAGAATAACTGTCCTTTGGATCAAGGTTTACTCTTACTGCATCATTAGCACCAATTGCCAACGCTTTTCTGATGACAGGTTCTGTAGCAGCATCCCCTACGTTGATTACTGTTACAGTTGCTCCCTGAGATTCCTGAAGTTTAACCGCTTTTGTCAACGCAAATTCGTCTAGCGGGTTGATTACCCACTGAATTCCGTTTTTGTCGAAAGCAGATTTATCTGCTGTAAAGTTAATTTTGGAAGTAGTATCCGGAACACTACTAATACAAACTAATATTTTCATGTGTACTATTTTATTTTTTCTCTTTTAGGCATAAAATCATGACAGTTTATGCAGAGATTTTGTTTGAATTAATTTTTGCTAATATAAATAAAAAATATATTATGCATGCATAATACTTATTAAATTATTATTCAATACATTAGAAGTACTTATTTAGCTGGTTTTGTTGCCCTAAACTCTATTTTACTTGGTAAAACCCTGGAATTCATCTTTAAAATATCCAGAATCAGATTCCCCATATCTTCAGGCTGAATCTTCCAACTGTCTTTTTCTGAAGGGATATTTCCATTAAAATAGGTAGCCACTGATCCCGGCATAATCACGGTAGATTTGATATTATACTTTCTTAAATCAATCATA from Chryseobacterium indologenes encodes the following:
- a CDS encoding electron transfer flavoprotein subunit beta/FixA family protein, which produces MKILVCISSVPDTTSKINFTADKSAFDKNGIQWVINPLDEFALTKAVKLQESQGATVTVINVGDAATEPVIRKALAIGANDAVRVNLDPKDSYSTAKEIAAVAQNGGYDLILCGKESIDYNGGSVPGMVAQLLNQPFVNASVGLEVNGSEATAIREIEGGKETISVKLPAIIAGQKGLVDEKDLIIPNMRGIMSARTKPLQVVEPTSSEVKVQGVSYDSVPPRAAVKMVSPDNLDELVRLLHEEAKVI